The sequence below is a genomic window from Daphnia pulicaria isolate SC F1-1A chromosome 6, SC_F0-13Bv2, whole genome shotgun sequence.
TCTCCAGCATTGATATAACAGTGAGTAAATCTATTCTTGTCTATTAGCACTTTTCCTGTTCTTTTGCAATTTCAATGTGTAAATTTTATCTTCATTATAGTTGTTTGAATTCAAACCCTTCACCTCGATTATTGATATATCCGTCGTCAACAAGGTTTATACATCAacgagaaatgaaatgaaccTGTTATCGGTAATAAGGAGCTCATTTGAGTTGAATTGCACTTGGAAGTTCGTGTGAGCATATTTGTATAACGGTCCTGGAATGTGTGTCTCCGTCAATAATTGTCGGAAATGAATGacgggaaaaagagaagaaagcgCAGAAAAGATTTATTGTCAAAGTAAACGACTATATCCCAACCCCTAAATTTAATACCTTGCAGGCCGTACTGATTGATTCACCAAATATTccttcaatttaattttcttattcatggcACAAGGTTTTTCCTATTTCAGTTGTGTAGCTAACCTCTATATTCCTGTGTGAGTTCAATAGGCTTATTGTTTGTTATGAGCAACAATTACTGTTTTTCctttagattttctttctctcacagTAGCTACATACGCAAAATATTATGCTGTGACACAAGTGTaaggaaatatttaataatcaCTTGGGAATAAAATAAGTTATGCCTAAGcaaagtattatttttcttcttaacaACCTGTAACTTTTGACAATTTCAATATTCCTAAAATTATGTATGCTATGAAGCATGGGCATACTCAACATAGATTTGATATGGCTTAATCACAGAGTGTCATAATTCGTCTTTTCCCTAGCTTATTAGGCTGCTGTTGTTACTCTTTCAACATGACGTCGTTTTCTCCCGGACTATAAAGCGCCAAGTTGTGCGATGAGCAGATCGAGTGCGAAGGATTTTCTGAAGACTTCGTCATTTTATTCCATTCGTTTCTAGAAACATTTTAACTGctcttttctaaaattttcttttaaaaaaaagtttttacagCACGGCGCGGAAACGCTTCTTTAGTTTCAATATCAAAACAATTTCTCCGTATTTCTCCGTCTGTCGTTTTACCGatgtttgttcttcttcttggaaaGACTCGCTCAGACTCGTCAGTTTACCACCTCTGCTCCGCGCCAGTAAACGACGTTTTAGGACATTTACGGTAAGCTAAAATTCACtctcaaacaattcattctctACTAACATCTCGCCGTAGTTTGACTAGAAAGGGCGAGACAAATAAGAACACAATTTTGGCTTTTCTTCAAGGAATTAAATATCATTGTTGAACTCAAGATAACGGGGACGACAGGGACGAAAGAAGCTCCGGAAGGCAGGCTTTCGGTGTGTGGAAAATTTTGTACAATAACAAAGAATGAGGTTAAAAGGACGAGGGAGGATTTTTCTTGCACTGATACGAAAATATCTGATCGAATATCAAGTTGAAGGACTTCACTTGTAGAATTCACAAATGTGAGGACACACCTCTTTGCAGTTCACTCCTGTaagcaaattttcattttttaaataactcgattgaaactaaaagaaaaatgttgacacGGCGAAggctaagaaaacaaaattggtgtcgagggaaaaaaattattaatggaGACGATCAGTGGCAAAACGTCTTACGGCacaatcagcagcagcagtggtgcCGGCCCAATAGTTGAGTCATGTGACGTCGATCCATGGGCGATCGTTGATCTTGTGGACGATTCTGAGAAATGGACGGGTAGGATAAATTTCAGTCTTTcttaaatatgaaaatttaaatggttctgtGTTTTTATAGACATGAGCACCAAAGAAAAAGTCTTGCATCTTTTGGGCATTGGACTAAAGATACTTGGTGCTATCGCCttgttgtatttcttcatATGCTCACTTGACTTACTGGCCAATGCATTCCGTCTGAGTTCCGGTAAAACTGCTGgtaactgtttttcttttataaattaGTACTAAATCAAAAGTGCTAAATATGCTTTTGTTTTACAGGTAAAATTTTTCAGCAAAGTGAACTGATGCAGAATCCAGCCGTTGGATTAATGATCGGAATTTTGGTTACAGTTCTCGTCTTGAGTTCTTCAACTTCAACTTCCATCATAGTAAACATGGTTGGCGCTAatggtaattaaaaaattatagttaAACCGCATTAATCTTATGcaaacaaaattgatttcattttgagcTAAGTTTTAACAGTAGGCATGGCGATTCCAATCATTATGGGCGCCAACATAGGAACTTCAGTAACCAATCTGATCGTCTCTTTCGCCGAAATTGCCAACAAGAACGAATTCCGACGAGCTTTTGCCGGAGCTGCTGTCGACGACATTTTTAATTGGATAACAGTGTTCGTCCTGTTTACTGTCGAAATCGTTTGTCGTAAGTCCTCTGATCCATACATAatctaatttattatttattttgcttCTTACTTTTAAGAACCTATATTCGGCATCGGTTATTTGGAATGCATCAGCGGGATTCTAGTTCGGAATATTTACAATTCGTCGTCCATAGGGAACGGAATTAACATTTTGAAAGCAATAACAGATCCTGCTGTGGACCTTATCGTAcaggtaaaattcaaaaacgaaatttgaatCAATATAAGTGAGGAGTTACTTTTTATTACAAATCCGAACTCAATTAAttgcaaatttctttttacagcTGGATCCAAACGTTTTAAAAGGCTGGGCTAGCGATGACCCAATGTATGAAAATTCTTCACTGATACAGCAGTGTGGTGGAAATATCACCGATCCTGTCCCGTGCAGTAATTTTCACGCAGAAAATATTAACCCTTTTATTGTTACGGATGTATacgacattcaggcccagtcattcaggcccgTTCCATTCAGGTCattggcctgaatgtcgcgaAACATGGGCCTGAAatgtcaatttaaaaaaataactttaccAACAATGGTGCTATATCTATGTCTCACTCTAATAGCGCTAACTACTTGTACCCTTAGGTTTCCTGGCAGGTTTCCTAtccgattttaatttttaaaatttgacattttaaGTTTTCCCAATATGCATATAATGTACTTGTAAGAAACCAGCTGAGTAATTGACCAGAGGTTGTCCCTGCCGGGAATGGAAAAATCATAGAAGGGAGTCCCATTCGTGGGAAATTTTGGGCTGCCAAGAATTTTTACCGTTTAACATAGTGACAGTATAGGAGCATAGTGAGACATAGATAGCGCCATCgttggtaaaacatttttttttaaatttgacatTTCAGGCCCATGTTTGCGACATTCAGGCCCTGGGCCTGAATGGAACGGGCCTGAATCTCGTCCACCCATTGTTACATATTACATAACACGAATACTAATTTGATTCAGGCGGTATATTTGTATTCGAAAACACGGGAATGAAAGACTGGACTAGCGGATTGATTATCTTGGCCATTTCGCTTACCATTCTCTGCGGTAGCCTGGTATGCCTAGTGAAAATCCTCCATTCCGTGATGAAAGGTAAACATTTTCCATGCAAATTAAGTCAGGTCCCAGTACGTAATGTGTTAAAAATTGCAGGACACATAGCCAACGTCGTCAAACACGTTATCAATGGAGAAATTCCTTACGTTCCATGGCTCGCAGGTTACATAGCGATGCTTGTCGGAGCGGGGATGACTTTTGTAGTCCGGTCAAGCTTGGTGTTCACTTCGGCACTGGATCCGCTCATCGGAGTTGGATTCATTTCCATCGAACGAGTCTATCCGCTGACGTTGGGCTCCAACATCGGTGCGACTACAACTGCCCTGCTTGCAGCCTTTGCGGCTTCACCTGACGCCCTGCACGACACCCTGCAAATAGCTCTTGTTCATTTGTTATTCAACGTCACAGGCATtttgcttttctatcccaTCCCTTTTATGCGGATACCCATTCCGATGGCCAAGTTCATGGGTGACGTCACTGCCAAATATCGATGGTTTTCCGTTCTGTGTCTTGTCGGtttgtttctccttttgcCCGCCACTGTTTTGGGTCTATCTATCGCTGGCACTGCCACACTTAAGTGCGCTGGTATACCGCTCTTAATCGTCCTCATCGTGATCGTTGTCATCAATATTTTCCAAAGATATTGCCCGTCTTGCTTGCCAACCATCATGCGAAACTGGAGCTGGCTACCGGAATTTTGCCGATCTTTGGAGCCGTATGACCGTCAGTTCGCCAAATGTGCTTGCTGCAAACGATTCATAGACGAAGATGTTAAGACAAATAACATCGATTTCGTGGATTTGAAAGCTTCAATTGCATTATTAACCGAGGTTAAGtctgaataaaaaaactaagaaaaaCTTCTGATTGTCGAAAATTGTCGTTGAAAAAAAGTTGCtattgtgatttttttaatgaaagaaaaatcacagATATCCTTTCTAGATTCCGATACCTTGCTAACGCATATAagctgaaaatttatttttcccataCAAGAAAATGGGCAATACGGTAACTTTGATTGTCGGTCTACAGATAATACAGGTAAAAACCAATAATGGCTTAGTAGTCACAATTTTGTGATTACCTCTTCAAGTATTTAGTTAATATTTATCATAATTATGTTTCTACTGATCTTGCTAGTTGCTAGATCACTAACCCtcagtgtgtttagggattgaaCTATTCAGCCTCTGTTGGTAGAGGGATGtaggagaagggggggggggggtcaccATTGTTTTCAGACGAAAATAAAACCACCTATCATTCTTATTATTCCGAGACGCTGCAGAGAAGGTTACTCTTGTTATCATTGCTGGGTACTTGTTTctgaaatttttcttccaaaaaagGTAATTCCTGCTTTAATTTAAGGTTATCAAATGTAAATATCTTGTAGTATGGGGATGGGGAATTTAAGGTTGGTGGCTTTCAATGAATACTTGATCATGTTGCTATGTGATATGAATATGATGTACATTTTCCTAAAATTTCGTCTCTTGCTGCATGATGCACGTTTTGTCACATGTAGAATTACTCAAGAACAGTACAAGTAATAGTGTTGATTAGCTCTTTAATTCTAAGACTGACTTTCTGAATTGAAATCCCATGATTTTGTTACGGTAGTaatgagtttttcttttcacagcCTTATGGAGTTAGACTCTTTCATATTTACGTGCGCGTTATCGCCGAGTTTATCATGAAGATGCGTCTTAAAGAGGGTCTCTACCATACTGGAAAACAAATGAGATGAAAAGTGGAAGTCTGTAAAGGTAAATAGTTCTCTCATAAGCTAAACCAGGAAGCATTATTAATGTCGAAGATGAAGATACGTGATATTATTTCATGCTACAATGACATCTCTTGTGAAAAGTTGTTAGTTTGTATTAATCAGAAATCAGTGGGTTAGCCTTTTGCctaaatttttgattgattgactaGAAATTGATTGAGTCTTGATAAAGATAACATCCAATAACTAGTTTTTAATTAAGATAGCTTTtgtgaaaaaatctaaatcagcttattatatatatatataggatgcaacttttttaattgaacataatttttttttatttgaaaatgttattgGTCAACCCAATGTTATTTGCTTTGCTGTTAATGGTGGTGTCTGACGTCTGGTGTGCAGTGGTGTGAAAATGAAAGGCGAGAGTCAGTCGAGTGAGTATCTCCGACCCGATAAAAACTATTTGTCACCAACAGCATTTTTCCTATTTATAATCATAGGTAAATATTCATTAGGTTTATATGGATtgttaaatcaatttttttaattatttgtaaaTATGCCCCTAAGTGAACGgtaatattcaaattatttattgtccAGTCAACTATAGCGTCGTTCTGCTGTTGGTAATCGTTGATGGATGGGTCAACCACTGGTGTACCAATGTCTCCTGGGGATGGCGGATACCGTACCGCAACGCCGACGTCTCACTACAAAACAACACTAAGAAGGCCGAATGTTACACAGCCATGTATGCTGCCCAAGTTTTACATTGCTCCAAGCTATTACCAAAGAGAGGCTTCTGACTACACCAAGACCCctagtattacaccacaaccaaCGCTTCTCCACTTACTAAACAAGGTAACAGCTTAAGTGCTATATTCGTCACCAACTGCAGTCTTGATCGTGCAACCAATTCGCAATCATACGTAAATATGCTGTTATAACATTCAGTTTTGAATCATTCCACATTTTTAGATTGTTGATAAATCatttataaatgaaaatttattttaaaattatcttaAGTTAGTGTTGGCGTCGTGCTACTGTTAGGTGTTTCGTTGATAgcgggtcgaccactggtgtaccgaacTCTACCAACGTTGGGTGAGATGATTAAGATTGATTAAACTTGGATGGATATCAGTCGAATAAGCATCTCCGAcccggcaacaactgcagcacAATATTTGTCATGAACTGCATTCTTCCAATtctcaatcatgggtaaatgttCTGTTTTTACATAGTTTTATATcagttctactttttctatttattaacATGCCACTTATAACTGAACATTAATGTTAAGTTTTATTGTTtagttaactatggcgtcgttCTACCGTTTGTTATGGATTATTACTGGGTCGACCACAGTTGTACCGATGTCTCATGAGTATGGTTTATCAAACCGCAACGTCACCGCCTAACTAAAACATGCGCAACAACCAGTTACCTCACCGAGGCCCACAAGTACTACTGCAATCCCagctacaccaccgaggccaCCGAGTACTAAACCACCGAGACaccagagtattacaccacaacctacacTGCTCCAGCCtattacaccgaggctcccaagcaCTACACCACCAGAGAACCGGATACGCGACTACGTATGCTCTCCCAGCTGACTACACCGAGtctcccaagtattactctgctccagcttactacaccgaggccctgAATACTACTCTGCACCCAGCTACTTACTCACA
It includes:
- the LOC124343638 gene encoding sodium-dependent phosphate transport protein 2B-like, which encodes METISGKTSYGTISSSSGAGPIVESCDVDPWAIVDLVDDSEKWTDMSTKEKVLHLLGIGLKILGAIALLYFFICSLDLLANAFRLSSGKTAGKIFQQSELMQNPAVGLMIGILVTVLVLSSSTSTSIIVNMVGANVLTVGMAIPIIMGANIGTSVTNLIVSFAEIANKNEFRRAFAGAAVDDIFNWITVFVLFTVEIVCQPIFGIGYLECISGILVRNIYNSSSIGNGINILKAITDPAVDLIVQLDPNVLKGWASDDPMYENSSLIQQCGGNITDPVPCSGIFVFENTGMKDWTSGLIILAISLTILCGSLVCLVKILHSVMKGHIANVVKHVINGEIPYVPWLAGYIAMLVGAGMTFVVRSSLVFTSALDPLIGVGFISIERVYPLTLGSNIGATTTALLAAFAASPDALHDTLQIALVHLLFNVTGILLFYPIPFMRIPIPMAKFMGDVTAKYRWFSVLCLVGLFLLLPATVLGLSIAGTATLKCAGIPLLIVLIVIVVINIFQRYCPSCLPTIMRNWSWLPEFCRSLEPYDRQFAKCACCKRFIDEDVKTNNIDFVDLKASIALLTEVKSE